The DNA region ATCACTTATGGTCCACATCAATGCAGCATGCAATTGAAACATTTCCTTAGTTGAGGAATCATAAGCATTTACACCATCCCACAATTGTTTTAACTCAGCAATTAAAGGTTGCAAGTAAACGTCAATGCTATTTCCAGGCATTTTAGGACCAGGAATTATCATCGACATAATAAGAGAAGATTGCTTCATAAAACACCATGGAGGATAGTTATAGATATACAACATCACAGGCCAAATGCTTACACTGGAACTTAGATTTCCAAATGGATTGAAACCATCTGTAGCTAAAGCATATCGCACATTACGAGTCTCCAAAGCAAAGTCTGGGTAGAATGAATCAAAATGTTTCCACGCTTTGCCATCTCTTGGATGTCGTAATAACCCATCCGAATTAGCTTCTGTAGCATGCCACTTCAAGAGCTCTGTTGTTTTAGAGCACATGTATAGCCTTTTCAGTCTAGGTATAAGTGGAAAGTACCGCAACACTTTCGCTGGCTTTGGTTTCTTTCTATGTTGGTCATCAATTACAACATTTGCACCAATATCATTTTCGTTTGACATATACCTGGAAGTATTACAGACCTTGCATTTATCTCGACTCTCATCCTCTGATGATCCCCAATATAACATACAATGATTCGGACATGCATCAATCTTATCGTAGCCCAAACCTAACTTCTTAATCATCTTTTTTGACTCATAAAATGATGATGGTAGTTTCGCATGTGGAAACACATCTCTTAAAAGATCAAGAatcattgaaaatgttttctCTGTTGCACCACATAAGAccttaatatgataaaaatgaacAATGAATGATAATTTACTATATTTTACACAACCATCATAAAGTTCTTGATTCCCATCCTCCAACAACTTcttaattttctctctctcttcttgACTGTTACCTTCAAAACCTCTAGAATTGTCATTATTTGGTAGATCTTATGGACCTGAATCTTGAAATTCATTATTGTGAAACCAAAAATACCATTCAGCATATCATGCATAGGATATTGTCTAGCTGACTCATTTTGTACTCGGGATAATGATTCTACACTGGATTGAGCCTGTTTTTCTCCATGCATATGCCAACATGTGTACTTTTTTGGAAACCCCCTTTGAAGTAGATGACTAAACACTTCAGCTCTATTGCGCATAACAGAAAATCCACATATAATACAAGGACACAAAATTTTTCCATCAATAGACACATTTGAAAAGGCAAATTCCAAAAATTGAACTACACCATCCGAGAATTCTTTCGATTTAATTGGACTCTCAATCCAACTCTTGTCAATCATGTTGGAATGAAGCTGATTAAGATacgaacaaacaaaaaatagaacAAAGTTTTATATAAACTTAAGTGGGAAACTTTCCAGTGAAAAAAGCTAAAAACGGGTCAGAATCTTGCACCCTATCacaaatttacaaaaatgtGAAGCACAATTCATCTGACTAGATAAAAGTTAAATAGAAACACAAAATCAGAAGCCCTTCAAAGAGTAAATCAACTGAAAAATAGACAATCTTTTCTCCAAATTCAACAAAACCATTTTCGAAATCTACATAAATCCATATAAATACACATCACTCACCTCATCAAAGTGAGGAAAAACGGAGAGTGAAAACTGTGatttatttaatcttttctcCACAGATTTGTCACCTCTTCCATTAgggtaaataaaaaattgaaataaacagaaaaaaattgataaaaacaaTCGAAGTTTGAAGAATTTGTGTACCTGGACTCAAGGTTTCTACTTTCACTCAAATAGGAGAAGATGCGCTGCCCTATTTTCCGCTNctattttcttttccttttgattaataaaagataaaatattgaaattaatgagggaaaatgaaaaaaagggaGGGAAATTATACCCGCGTGATTTTACCACAATATTTTAGCGACAATTTTTAATACGtaggaaatttttttattttaatgttaattTAGCCACGGTTTACACAACCGTGGCTAAAAAACCGTGGGAAATAAGCGTATTTTTGGTAGTGGCAATGGGCATTTGGAAATATCTAGTTTAGAGAGGGAAGAGGGCATCCCTTTTACCGGAAGAGATTGGAGCCTAGGGCAATTATAGATGGTCAGCTCAGAGAGGGAGGAGGGCAGTGCTTATTCAGGAAGTGATTGGAGATTAGGGAAATTCATGATTCGTAGACTTTGAAGCG from Solanum stenotomum isolate F172 unplaced genomic scaffold, ASM1918654v1 scaffold30785, whole genome shotgun sequence includes:
- the LOC125851943 gene encoding uncharacterized protein LOC125851943, translating into MIDKSWIESPIKSKEFSDGVVQFLEFAFSNVSIDGKILCPCIICGFSVMRNRAEVFSHLLQRGFPKKYTCWHMHGEKQAQSSVESLSRVQNESARQYPMHDMLNGIFGFTIMNFKIQVHKIYQIMTILEVLKVLCGATEKTFSMILDLLRDVFPHAKLPSSFYESKKMIKKLGLGYDKIDACPNHCMLYWGSSEDESRDKCKVCNTSRYMSNENDIGANVVIDDQHRKKPKPAKVLRYFPLIPRLKRLYMCSKTTELLKWHATEANSDGLLRHPRDGKAWKHFDSFYPDFALETRNVRYALATDGFNPFGNLSSSVSIWPVMLYIYNYPPWCFMKQSSLIMSMIIPGPKMPGNSIDVYLQPLIAELKQLWDGVNAYDSSTKEMFQLHAAL